Genomic window (Bacteroidota bacterium):
ACCATTCATCGTCCAGCAATGTTCCATTGGTCTGAAAACAATTGTCTATTTTTTTGCTTCCTGCATATTTTTGTTGAAATTCAATGACATCTTTAAAAAAATCCAATCCCAATAAACTGGGTTCGCCACCCTGCCATACAAAAGTTACCTGAGGAACATTCTGGGTAGCTATATATTGCCTGATATAGCTTTCCAGGGTTTCTTTTTTCATGCGGAAATCGTGGACGTTGTTATAAAGGTTTTTCTTTTCAAGGTAATAACAATACCTGCAATTTAAGTTACATGTTGAGCCTATGGGTTTGACCATGGCCTGAAAAGCAAGAGGTTTACCACTAAGATTCATTTCGTTTAATTAAGTTAATCCTTTTCCCTTCCTCTTTTCATTTTTTCCCTGGAAACGACACCGATTCTTTCGGCCCAACTATCATACTTTTTAACCATTTCGACCACTTTGTCGGGATGTTTCCTGCTTAAGTCGTTCAATTCACTTCGGTCGGCATTAATGTCGTAAAGTTCCCAGGGGCCAAACTTGTCGTTTTTAGTATCATAAAGTGATACCAGTTTCCACTTGCCTTCGCGGACTGCCCGGTTACCTTCGTGTTCCCAAAACAAAGGATTTTTGCGGAAAATTTTACCGCCCTCAAGTAGGGGTAACAGACTGGTACCTTCCATAGGTTTAATATCCTTTGATTTAAATTGTTTAGGATAGTTGCCTTTTGCGAAATCGAGTAAGGTAGGCATGATATCTATGATGTGGGCAGTAGTTTTGTTGATGTTGCCAGCCTTGATCATTGAAGGATACCATGCAATAAAAGGGGTTGAAATTCCACCTTCGTGTACCCAATGTTTGTAAAGGCGAAATGGCGTATTGCTTGCATTTGCCCAAGGATATTCGTAACTGTCGAATGAATCGGGATTGCCGGTGATGCCTTTGGTATGTATGTAATTACCCTGGTTTTTGATTTGTTCGTGGCAGCCCCCGTTATCGGAAAGAAAAATAATGAGGGTGTTGTCGTCGAGATGAAGCTCTTTCAACTTCCGGATTACGCGCCCTACGTTCTGGTCAAGCCGGTCGATCATTGCTGCATACACGGCCATTCTCAAATCCCACATTTCTTTATCCTTCTGTGACAAGGTTGCCCAATTTGGTGAACGTTTATCTACAGGAGAGAGTTTTACCGATGTATCCAGTATACCCAATTTCTGCATTTTTTTGAACCTTTTTTCACGGATTGGTTCCCATCCCTGCATATACTTCCCTTTATATTTTGCTATGTCGGCGGGCAGTGCATTTAATGGCCAATGTGGAGCTGTGAAGGCTAAATACAAAAAGAAAGGTTCTTTCTTTGATTTGTTTTCTTCGAGGTAGGATAGGGCATGATCCGTAATGGCATCGGTCATGTAAAATCCGGTATCCGGAGGCGTATAAAGCTGATCATCAAGGGCCATCCGGGGAGCCGGTTGATTATTCCGGTAGGGGACCAGCTTAAAATAATTGCTCGCTCCGTCTATAAGCCCGAAGTACCGGTCAAACCCTCTTTTGCGAGGCCAGTTCTCGGGTTCGCCTCCAACATGCCATTTACCTGCCATGTAAGTATTATAACCGTTGATTTTTAGAGCCTCACCAAGAGTAATACACTGATGATTAAGATAACCTTCGTAACCTGGATAGCCAAAGTTTCCAACCATATCCCCAATACCTGCTTCATGTTGATATAAGCCAGTGAGCAGGGATGCCCTTGAAGGGCAACAGCGCGAAGCATTATAAAATTGAGTCATTCTCATCCCTTGTTCTGCAAGCTGGTCGAGGTTGGGCGTAGAAATTTCAGAGCCAAAACAGCCTATATCAGAGTAACCCATATCGTCAGCAAGAATGAGTATGATATTCGGGCGTGGATTTTTACCTTTTCCCTGTGCCTGGACCTGATGATGCCCTGCCATCAGCAAAAGGACACTTAGGCTGAATAATTTAAAAGGCAAGAAATTTTTTTTCATGATCAATAGTTTGAAAAATTGGCAAGATATGACAAATAGATTATAACAAACATACGTGATTTTTTTTTAAGTGTCATTCCCAAAGGGAAAAAACGGAATCAGTTTTTATGTGTCATTTTTAAGGGAATTTAACTTTAGGTAAATTATGTGTAATACAATACTTTATGATTTGTTTGATGATTTTATATAAATATTTTTCAAGATTACTTGGACCTAAAATAAAATGCTATATATTTGTAACAGGATAGCACAGGACAGTATAGCTGTTTATTAATATTTAGAATGAAAATAAATGTATAGTTCTGATATCAAAATAAACAATTCGCTCAATACCTCTAAGGTTCAACAATTGGTTGATGCCATTATGCAACTGATCAGTACCGATGATGTACAGGTCGGCGATTTATTGCCTTCGGTAAATCAGTTGAACAGGGATTTGGGTTTGTCCCGGGATACTGTTTTTAAGGCTTACAAGGAATTGATCAGGCGGGGAATGATAGAATCCACACCAACCAAAGGTTATTATGTGGCCAGTGAAAACAACCGGATCTTCCTGCTTCTGGATTCTTATAGCCCTTTTAAGGATGTACTTTACGATTCATTTGTCAAAACATTGGGCAAGGATTATCATGTCGATCTGGCTTTTCATCATTATAATTTCCGGATTTTTGAAACGGTTATTCTCAATAGTATTGGCAAATACAATATGTATGTCATTATGAATTTCAACAATGAGAAAATTAGTGATGTGTTACGGAAGATTGATCCGAAAAAGCTTTTAATCCTGGATTGGGGAAAATATAAAGATGAAAATTTTTCCTATGTCTGTCAGGATTTTGGAAGTGCACCTTATGCATGCCTGGAAGAGGCTAAACATTTATTAAAAAAATACAAGGTCCTTTATTATTACTATCCGGATGATTCTGTCCATCCTGATACTACATACAATTATTTTCAACGTTTTTGCAATGAGAATGAAATCAAATATTCTTTGCTTAAAGAATTGAAGGAGGATATAGTGGAAGAAGGATCGGCTTTCTTCATTTTCCGGCAAAAAGATTTGGTTGACGTGCTGAAATACATCAAGGTGAAAAAGCTGAAAATGGGAAAGGAGGTTGGTGTCTTGGCCTATAATGATGCCCCCTTACTGGAAGTAATTGAAAATGGAATCACCTGTATCTCTACGGATTTTGTGGAAATGGGTAAAAAAGCTGCTGGATTTATTAAGAGTAAGGAAAAAACAGAAGTTGTTATTCCCACTAAGCTTATTTTGCGGGGATCTCTTTGATTTTCACCTTTACCGGATCAAGAAGAAACAATGAAGTGGAAAAATCAATTGATAAAACCAAATAAACAAAAACATTTAAAATCATTTAATTATTAACGTTATGCAAACCAATAAAGAAAAGAATTGTCGTTTGTATGGTTCCTTGCCTAAAATCGGTATACGGCCAATAATCGACGGACGGCGCAAGGGGGTTAGAGAGTCATTGGAAAACCAGACCATGAATATGGCCAAAAGTGTCGCCGAATTAATTTCCTCCCATCTTCGTCATCATGATGGAAGCAAGGTTGAATGCGTTATTGCAGATACCTGCATTGGCGGAGTGGCCGAGGCTGCAATGGCTGCCGAGAAATTTGAGCGGGAAGGTGTCGGCGTTTCTATTTCTGTTACTCCCTGCTGGTGCTATGGCAGTGAAACAATAGATATGAATCCTTATATACCTAAAGCAATATGGGGATTTAACGGTACGGAACGCCCGGGTGCCGTATATCTGGCTGCTGCTTTGGCTGCTCATAGTCAAAAGGGATTACCGACATTCGGTATTTACGGAAGGGATGTCAGGGAAGCTAATGATACCTCTATCCCTGAGGATGTTAAAGAGAAATTACTGAGATTTGCTAAAGCCGGACTGGCAGTGGCTTCAATGAGAGGAAAATCATACCTTTCTATGGGCTCCGTTGCAATGGGTATTGCCGGAAGTATTGTTGATCCTAATTTTTACCAGGAATATCTCGGTATGCGCAACGAGTCTGTTGATTTGTCCGAATTTATCAGAAGGATGGACGAGGGTATATATGACAAGGAAGATTATGAACTGGCTTTAAAATGGGCTCATCAAAACTGCAAAGTTGGTCAGGATAACAATAAGGTAAAAAGAACTCCTGCTGAAATGGAGAAGATTTGGGAGATTTCGGTGAAGATGGCTATGATTGCCAAGGATCTGATGGTTGGAAATCCCAAATTAAAAGAAATTGGTTTTGAGGAAGAGTCTATGGGCCATAATGCCATTCTGGCCGGTTTCCAGGGACAGCGTCATTGGACA
Coding sequences:
- a CDS encoding GntR family transcriptional regulator produces the protein MYSSDIKINNSLNTSKVQQLVDAIMQLISTDDVQVGDLLPSVNQLNRDLGLSRDTVFKAYKELIRRGMIESTPTKGYYVASENNRIFLLLDSYSPFKDVLYDSFVKTLGKDYHVDLAFHHYNFRIFETVILNSIGKYNMYVIMNFNNEKISDVLRKIDPKKLLILDWGKYKDENFSYVCQDFGSAPYACLEEAKHLLKKYKVLYYYYPDDSVHPDTTYNYFQRFCNENEIKYSLLKELKEDIVEEGSAFFIFRQKDLVDVLKYIKVKKLKMGKEVGVLAYNDAPLLEVIENGITCISTDFVEMGKKAAGFIKSKEKTEVVIPTKLILRGSL
- a CDS encoding arylsulfatase, translated to MKKNFLPFKLFSLSVLLLMAGHHQVQAQGKGKNPRPNIILILADDMGYSDIGCFGSEISTPNLDQLAEQGMRMTQFYNASRCCPSRASLLTGLYQHEAGIGDMVGNFGYPGYEGYLNHQCITLGEALKINGYNTYMAGKWHVGGEPENWPRKRGFDRYFGLIDGASNYFKLVPYRNNQPAPRMALDDQLYTPPDTGFYMTDAITDHALSYLEENKSKKEPFFLYLAFTAPHWPLNALPADIAKYKGKYMQGWEPIREKRFKKMQKLGILDTSVKLSPVDKRSPNWATLSQKDKEMWDLRMAVYAAMIDRLDQNVGRVIRKLKELHLDDNTLIIFLSDNGGCHEQIKNQGNYIHTKGITGNPDSFDSYEYPWANASNTPFRLYKHWVHEGGISTPFIAWYPSMIKAGNINKTTAHIIDIMPTLLDFAKGNYPKQFKSKDIKPMEGTSLLPLLEGGKIFRKNPLFWEHEGNRAVREGKWKLVSLYDTKNDKFGPWELYDINADRSELNDLSRKHPDKVVEMVKKYDSWAERIGVVSREKMKRGREKD
- a CDS encoding L-fucose isomerase; translated protein: MQTNKEKNCRLYGSLPKIGIRPIIDGRRKGVRESLENQTMNMAKSVAELISSHLRHHDGSKVECVIADTCIGGVAEAAMAAEKFEREGVGVSISVTPCWCYGSETIDMNPYIPKAIWGFNGTERPGAVYLAAALAAHSQKGLPTFGIYGRDVREANDTSIPEDVKEKLLRFAKAGLAVASMRGKSYLSMGSVAMGIAGSIVDPNFYQEYLGMRNESVDLSEFIRRMDEGIYDKEDYELALKWAHQNCKVGQDNNKVKRTPAEMEKIWEISVKMAMIAKDLMVGNPKLKEIGFEEESMGHNAILAGFQGQRHWTDHFPNGDFMEAILNTSFDWTGIREPFVLATENDSLNGVAMLFGFLLTNTAQMFSDVRTYWSPESVQRVTGKKPEGLAANGFMHLINSGASALDFTGQQEIDGKPAVKSFWDISSADADKCLKATTWRPAIYEYFRGGGYSSEFLSKGGMPITMSRVNIVKGLGPVLQVAEGYTVDLPSDVNEKLTMRTDPTWPTTWFAPRLTGKGAFKDVYSVMNNWGANHGASSYGHIGADLITLASMLRIPVCMHNVPEDDIFRPSTWNAFGMDKEGSDYRACTTYGPIYK
- a CDS encoding radical SAM protein, translating into MNLSGKPLAFQAMVKPIGSTCNLNCRYCYYLEKKNLYNNVHDFRMKKETLESYIRQYIATQNVPQVTFVWQGGEPSLLGLDFFKDVIEFQQKYAGSKKIDNCFQTNGTLLDDEW